From the genome of Primulina eburnea isolate SZY01 chromosome 12, ASM2296580v1, whole genome shotgun sequence, one region includes:
- the LOC140806780 gene encoding uncharacterized protein, which yields MFIYNRLLSSSTPVPDGEISPVDNSDVIFTVLYSLFVLLLSVFTSASITHSTWNGFFGRPLNITSSVKSILVSFFPLTVTYLVSVLILGLIIFAVGGLAALMYGGILFLGAQTDFGNVNFPVLVVLLAVLLVGVMIYLQVEWFLACVVVVVESKWGFEPLKRSSYLVKGMKWIAFSILIYFALSIGFLSAFYSSSVPGYISSGWISWEFGLPTVLFTVFATALLLYSVVATAVLFIYCKALHGELALEMVDEFAPLYVRLPFDGDEKAPKVVYVV from the coding sequence ATGTTCATCTATAATCGACTTTTGTCCTCCTCCACGCCTGTACCCGATGGCGAAATCTCCCCTGTTGACAATTCCGATGTTATTTTCACAGTTCTTTACTCCCTTTTTGTACTGCTGTTATCCGTTTTCACCTCCGCATCAATCACACATAGCACCTGGAATGGGTTCTTTGGTCGCCCCCTGAATATTACTTCCTCTGTTAAATCCATCCTGGTTTCGTTTTTCCCTCTTACTGTGACGTATCTTGTGTCCGTGCTGATTCTGGGATTGATTATATTTGCTGTGGGAGGTCTAGCTGCGTTGATGTATGGCGGCATCTTGTTCTTGGGAGCTCAAACCGATTTCGGCAACGTAAATTTTCCGGTTCTCGTTGTTTTACTCGCGGTTTTGCTTGTGGGGGTGATGATCTATCTTCAAGTTGAGTGGTTTTTGGCCTGTGTGGTCGTTGTTGTTGAATCAAAGTGGGGCTTTGAGCCGCTTAAAAGGAGTTCTTATTTGGTTAAGGGGATGAAGTGGATTGCGTTCTCGATTCTTATTTATTTTGCGTTGTCGATTGGATTTTTGTCCGCTTTCTATTCAAGTTCAGTGCCTGGTTATATTAGTAGTGGCTGGATCAGCTGGGAGTTCGGTCTTCCAACTGTTCTTTTCACAGTATTCGCAACTGCCTTGTTGCTTTACAGTGTTGTCGCGACTGCTGTGTTGTTTATATATTGCAAAGCATTACACGGGGAGTTGGCGTTAGAGATGGTGGATGAGTTTGCTCCTCTGTATGTTCGATTGCCATTCGATGGCGATGAGAAGGCTCCTAAAGTTGTTTATGTTGTCTAG
- the LOC140807438 gene encoding uncharacterized protein has product MEVSNGPSPRHGIITINREQNTIRPDHQFHSTSALEILRETVRILRYNLSGFMAIAAVLICPVSAVLLSNLFIDQSLVKRLTVRLLLVANSSGLPIKPFIKQSCQKLSESVVSATMCFPLFVTLSLLSKAAVVYSVDCTYSRKKFDSSKFYVIISKIWKRVLITYLWVCGVISGCITLFLVLLVVVSSAFSVMGFPPDLILYPAMVIGLIFSVTLANAIIICNIAIVISVLEDVLGPQALLRSSSLIKGQTQVGLLLFLGSTIGMAFVEGLYEHRVKTLSYGDGSSRIWEGPLLVAMYSFVVLVDSMNSTVFYFSCKSYRMESANEDSEPVLEAPTLHSGSTVTQ; this is encoded by the coding sequence ATGGAGGTGTCGAATGGGCCAAGTCCCAGACACGGCATAATTACGATAAACAGAGAGCAAAATACTATTCGACCGGATCACCAGTTTCACTCCACGAGTGCGTTGGAGATTTTAAGGGAAACGGTGAGGATTCTAAGGTATAATTTGTCGGGTTTCATGGCCATTGCGGCAGTGTTAATTTGTCCAGTTTCAGCCGTGTTGTTGTCGAACTTGTTTATAGATCAATCCCTTGTGAAGAGACTGACTGTAAGACTATTGCTTGTTGCAAATTCTAGTGGACTCCCTATCAAGCCTTTTATCAAACAGTCGTGCCAAAAGTTGTCGGAATCCGTCGTTTCTGCAACAATGTGCTTCCCATTATTCGTCACATTGTCACTTCTGTCGAAAGCAGCTGTAGTTTACTCTGTCGATTGTACGTATTCAAGGAAAAAGTTCGATTCCTCGAAGTTTTATGTGATTATTTCCAAGATTTGGAAGCGTGTTTTGATCACATATCTGTGGGTGTGTGGTGTGATCTCTGGCTGCATCACATTGTTCCTCGTCCTTTTAGTCGTAGTGAGCAGCGCATTTTCTGTAATGGGATTCCCACCAGACCTGATTCTATATCCTGCTATGGTAATAGGATTGATATTCTCGGTCACTTTGGCGAATGCTATCATTATTTGCAACATTGCGATTGTGATCTCTGTTTTGGAGGATGTTTTGGGGCCACAGGCCTTGTTAAGGTCTAGTTCATTAATCAAGGGGCAAACTCAAGTCGGTCTCTTGTTATTTCTTGGATCGACAATTGGAATGGCTTTTGTGGAGGGTCTATACGAGCACAGAGTGAAGACTTTGAGCTATGGAGATGGCTCTTCCAGGATATGGGAAGGGCCTCTTCTTGTCGCAATGTATTCTTTTGTGGTGCTAGTAGACTCAATGAATAGCACCGTTTTCTACTTCAGTTGTAAATCTTATCGCATGGAATCCGCAAATGAAGATAGTGAGCCGGTTTTGGAAGCCCCGACTCTTCATTCAGGATCAACAGTTACTCAATGA
- the LOC140808193 gene encoding cell division topological specificity factor homolog, chloroplastic-like: MDLPMAISGDFRVSAALNPYKFNPLRTSMQFPPTKVDFNAFVSGTPGISCSPALDGGHTTICCNSKRHLGIFGDHKHSQNSINQEVESFLLNAIKMNFLERLNLAWKIIFPSPPSRKNSNARTAKQRLKMILFSDRCAVSDEAKQKIVSSIVTVLSDFVEIESQDKVQLSVSTDADVGTIYSVTVPVRRVRSEYQIGDETGSITNIEYRDTGESSGSVDVTFDFYVPGDKFKD; encoded by the exons ATGGACTTGCCTATGGCGATTTCAGGAGATTTTAGGGTTTCCGCAGCTCTGAATCCCTACAAATTTAACCCTCTCCGAACCTCAATGCAATTTCCTCCTACGAAG GTGGATTTCAATGCTTTTGTTAGTGGGACACCTGGCATTTCTTGTTCACCAGCACTTGATGGTGGCCATACTACCATTTGTTGCAACTCTAAACGACATCTTGGAATTTTTGGAGATCACAAACACTCCCAAAATTCCATCAACCAGGAGGTGGAGAGCTTCCTCCTCAATGCCATTAAGATGAACTTTTTAGAGCGATTAAATTTGGCCTGGAAGATAATTTTCCCATCACCTCCATCAAGAAAGAATTCCAACGCTAGAACTGCCAAGCAACGTTTGAAGATGATTCTTTTCTCTGACCGATGCGCAGTCAGTGATGAGGCTAAACAGAAGATTGTGAGCAGCATTGTGACCGTTCTATCTGATTTTGTAGAGATTGAATCTCAGGACAAAGTTCAACTTAGCGTCTCCACAGATGCTGATGTTGGCACCATTTATTCTGTCACCGTGCCTGTTCGGCGGGTAAGATCCGAATATCAAATCGGTGATGAAACAGGTTCGATAACTAACATTGAATACAGAGACACTGGTGAAAGTTCTGGTTCTGTTGATGTCACGTTCGATTTCTATGTGCCTGGTGACAAGTTCAAAGATTGA